A genome region from Triticum aestivum cultivar Chinese Spring chromosome 2B, IWGSC CS RefSeq v2.1, whole genome shotgun sequence includes the following:
- the LOC123044707 gene encoding probable 5'-adenylylsulfate reductase 1, chloroplastic, translated as MASATASISSHSIALRDLKATRIGAVRQQVAVVPAGLPATAPKGQRARAVRPLCAAEPARKPVSASAASSPVAPVEEEASAAAAVDYEALAQELVGASPLEIMDRALDMFGSEIAIAFSGAEDVALIEYAKLTGRPFRVFSLDTGRLNPETYQLFDKVEKHYGIHIEYMFPEASEVQDLVRSKGLFSFYEDGHQECCRVRKVRPLRRALKGLKAWITGQRKDQSPGTRASIPVVQVDPSFEGLDGGAGSLIKWNPVANVDGKDIWTFLRTMDVPVNTLHAQGYVSIGCEPCTRPVLPGQHEREGRWWWEDATAKECGLHKGNIDKEGQAPKVGVNGNGSAEASAPDIFQSQAIVNLTRPGIENLLRLENRAEPWLTVLYAPWCPYCQAMEASYVELAEKLSGSGIKVAKFRADGEQKPFAQAELQLQSFPTILLFPGRTVKPIKYPSEKRDVQSLLAFVNSLR; from the exons ATGGCTTCCGCTACTGCTTCCATCTCGTCGCACTCCATCGCCCTGCGCGATCTCAAAG CCACGAGGATTGGAGCCGTGAGGCAGCAGGTGGCCGTGGTTCCAGCGGGCCTGCCGGCAACAGCGCCCAAGGGCCAGCGCGCGAGGGCGGTGCGCCCGCTGTGCGCGGCGGAGCCAGCGAGGAAGCCAGTATCGGCCTCCGCGGCCTCGTCGCCTGTGGCGCCGGTGGAGGAGGAGGCATCTGCCGCGGCGGCCGTGGACTACGAGGCCCTGGCGCAGGAGCTGGTGGGCGCGTCGCCGCTGGAGATCATGGATCGTGCGCTCGACATGTTCGGCTCCGAAATCGCCATCGCCTTCAG TGGTGCCGAGGACGTGGCTCTCATCGAATACGCGAAGCTGACTGGACGCCCCTTCAGGGTGTTCAGCCTTGACACGGGGCGGCTGAACCCAGAGACATACCAACTCTTCGACAAGGTGGAGAAGCACTACGGTATCCACATCGAGTACATGTTCCCTGAGGCCAGCGAGGTGCAGGACCTTGTGAGGAGCAAGGGTCTCTTCTCTTTCTACGAGGACGGCCACCAGGAGTGCTGCAGGGTGAGGAAGGTTCGGCCGTTGAGGAGGGCCCTCAAGGGCCTCAAGGCCTGGATCACCGGGCAGAGGAAGGACCAGTCCCCTGGCACCAGGGCCAGCATCCCCGTTGTTCAG GTTGATCCGTCTTTTGAAGGGCTGGATGGTGGAGCCGGTAGCTTGATCAAGTGGAACCCTGTGGCTAATGTGGATGGCAAGGATATCTGGACCTTCCTCAGGACCATGGATGTCCCTGTGAACACCCTGCATGCTCAA GGCTACGTCTCCATTGGGTGCGAGCCGTGCACCAGGCCCGTGTTGCCGGGGCAGCACGAGAGGGAAGGGAGGTGGTGGTGGGAGGACGCCACGGCCAAGGAGTGCGGCCTCCACAAGGGTAACATCGACAAGGAAGGTCAGGCACCCAAGGTCGGCGTCAACGGCAACGGCTCGGCCGAGGCCAGCGCCCCAGACATCTTCCAGAGCCAGGCAATCGTCAACCTCACCCGTCCCGGGATCGAGAACCTCCTGCGGCTGGAGAACCGCGCCGAGCCGTGGCTCACCGTCCTCTACGCTCCCTGGTGCCCATACTGCCAG GCAATGGAGGCGTCCTACGTTGAGCTGGCCGAGAAGCTGAGCGGCTCCGGCATCAAGGTGGCCAAGTTCCGTGCAGACGGTGAGCAGAAGCCATTCGCGCAGGCGGAGCTGCAGCTGCAGAGCTTCCCAACGATCCTCCTCTTCCCCGGCCGCACCGTGAAGCCCATCAAGTACCCGTCCGAGAAGAGGGACGTCCAGTCCCTCCTCGCCTTCGTGAACAGCCTCAGATGA